In one Paraburkholderia megapolitana genomic region, the following are encoded:
- the gspK gene encoding type II secretion system minor pseudopilin GspK translates to MHEGTSRRTARRTTTRTVAARRERGIAIVAVLLIVALAAVLAASVMWRQQVATRDVENQRLAVETMWAERAAVEWARAVLRAQTITSNVTYNGQPWSAPATEVQLADFMPPAATAVNAELSRAKISGEVEDAQMKFNLMNLVSRIAPGKPWQVNSDGLLAYRRLLGVLSIDPALAKQTADYILSSLRESNSAGDWPLQLVSTVDLARVPGYDAHTIETLTPFVTILPDFTTVNANTAAAPVLMAAIPTLSDSQARRLVERRNTAYFVSTGDIAEALVPSQGSAALPDGSIVGVNSGYFIVHCRIHSARINVRIDTLIARYGIGNYSWTAVIWAHRLVD, encoded by the coding sequence ATGCACGAGGGCACATCCCGCCGCACGGCAAGAAGGACGACGACAAGGACGGTAGCGGCGCGGCGCGAACGCGGTATCGCCATCGTGGCCGTTCTCCTGATCGTTGCGCTCGCCGCCGTGCTTGCCGCGAGCGTGATGTGGCGTCAGCAGGTCGCCACGCGCGACGTGGAAAATCAGCGCCTCGCCGTCGAAACGATGTGGGCCGAGCGCGCAGCTGTGGAATGGGCGCGCGCGGTATTGCGGGCGCAAACGATTACGTCGAACGTGACGTACAACGGACAACCGTGGTCGGCCCCGGCAACCGAGGTACAACTGGCCGACTTCATGCCTCCCGCCGCGACCGCGGTCAATGCGGAACTGTCGCGCGCGAAGATCTCCGGCGAGGTAGAAGACGCGCAGATGAAGTTCAATCTGATGAACCTCGTGTCGCGCATTGCGCCTGGCAAGCCCTGGCAGGTCAATAGCGACGGCCTGCTTGCCTATCGCAGGTTGCTTGGGGTGCTGTCGATCGACCCGGCGCTCGCGAAGCAAACCGCCGATTACATCCTGAGCTCCCTGCGCGAGTCGAATAGCGCGGGCGACTGGCCGCTGCAACTCGTTTCAACGGTCGATCTCGCCCGCGTGCCGGGCTACGACGCACATACGATAGAAACGCTCACGCCGTTCGTCACGATCCTGCCCGACTTCACCACGGTCAACGCGAATACCGCAGCAGCACCGGTTCTGATGGCCGCAATTCCAACGCTATCGGACAGCCAGGCACGCAGACTCGTCGAGCGCCGCAACACGGCCTACTTCGTCAGCACCGGCGATATTGCCGAAGCGCTTGTGCCAAGCCAGGGCAGCGCCGCGCTCCCCGATGGATCGATAGTCGGTGTGAACAGCGGATACTTCATCGTTCACTGCCGCATCCACTCTGCGCGGATCAACGTTCGGATCGACACGCTGATCGCGCGTTACGGCATCGGCAACTATAGCTGGACAGCCGTTATCTGGGCCCACCGGCTCGTCGACTAG